The Bartonella sp. HY038 genome includes the window ATGTGATCACCCAATTATTCTTTTCAAGAAAATCCATTTATGGAACATGGCACTGAAATAAGAACACGACATAAAACAGTTAAGACCAAGGCATCTATGCAAGAATTGGTAGATTCAAGCACAGGTGAACTTGTAGCAATGTCTATGATACACGTTATTGAAGAAAAAGATGAAGAACATTTTGTTAAAGTTTTCGCTGATGGTGTTAAAGCAGCCTTTGAATTAAAAGCGGCCGGAGCAAAAGTTTTTCAATCTGTTTTAGGTGAATACCAACGGGAAAAAATGACAGGAGGCTATGCCGATAGTTTAACTCTATATTGGTTCGGTGATGGCTTAAATGGAAAAAGTATAGGCATATCCGAAAGAACATTTCAAAGAGGACTAAAAGAACTCGTTGAAAAAGGCTTCTTAGCTCATAGAGCCCCAAATCAATTTTGGGTCAATCCAGCTTTATTTTTTAAAGGCGATAGAGTTGCATTTATGAGGGAATATCGATTGAAATCGCCGCCAAAAAAATTAAAAAACGATAAGAGCCAAATCGAGTTTGAAGAAATCTAAATAAATTTATTATATTTATTATGCTTTAATGTCATTGTGATGGTCACAATGATAGTCA containing:
- a CDS encoding replication/maintenance protein RepL, which translates into the protein MEHGTEIRTRHKTVKTKASMQELVDSSTGELVAMSMIHVIEEKDEEHFVKVFADGVKAAFELKAAGAKVFQSVLGEYQREKMTGGYADSLTLYWFGDGLNGKSIGISERTFQRGLKELVEKGFLAHRAPNQFWVNPALFFKGDRVAFMREYRLKSPPKKLKNDKSQIEFEEI